From the genome of Trichosurus vulpecula isolate mTriVul1 chromosome 6, mTriVul1.pri, whole genome shotgun sequence:
AAACCAAGCTAAACATCCCCTTCTAGGATGGGACCCGTAGTCCTAGCATCTTATTCTTTTATCAACAAATGCTTGACCAAGATGAATTGAACCACATCATACCAGTAAGGAATAGCAGACTCCCAAGCTTATGTTACATGTACCATTTCTATCCCTTTCATTAAAGTAGAAAGGGCTGGTGGAAAGGTGGTAAGATATTAAAAATTCTGAGAgatcagaaagattttttttgaatgaaCCTGAAAAGTTACGTAtaaaacatttgtgcttaaattgtttttgctataatttTGGAAGTAACATAGATCTCACTGAGAAGGGACCTTTTCCTTAAATACATCATAGCTCAGGGTTCCTAGCAGGATCATGGGATCGGAGGACAGAGCTGTATGGGACCTTgaagtccaacccctcattttcaACCTTTTAGAGCCAAGGgcattaagtggcttgtccaaaggCGGCCAATTAGTGCCAGAGGTAAGGCTTTAATCCAGAGCCAGCTTTCTTAATCCTTCCATAGATGTTGGCATCACCCAGTCAGGAGACTCTTGACCCCTAAAGGCCTCTTCAGATACCAAGAGGGAAGCAGACTTCTCACACTGCTAGAATTTCCTTCCGGAAAAGgagccaaaacagaaatattttGGGGGAGCAAATGCTAATGAAAGCCTATGTGGCATAAAAGACAATGCCATGTACTGGATAGAGGGCCAGCTTTgcagtcatgaagacctgaattcaagtctttgtgaccaaaacagaaaaatattggatttagagtcagtgTGGGGGTTTAAATCCAAGTCATGCTACTGACCAGCTGCAATCTTAAACAAGTTTTGTTCCTTCCCTGTCCTCAGTTTACCAATCTTATAAAAAGAAGGGAATGGGGACTAGATGCCCCctgagatttcttccagtttGAAAGTGAAGAGGtagggcaactagatggctcaatgaatagagtgctggccctggagtcaagaggacctgagttcaaatgtgacctcagacacttgacatacttactagatgtatgaccttgggcaagtcacttaaccccaattgccctgcggtggtggggggagggaaaggggccagagctacttaacctctcattactccagacagctctctaagatGTAAATTACAGCTAACTTGGCATTGGTGGCAATGGAGGAGGCATCATacggataaaataaaaaatacagacaaaagaaagaaaagtttattTCTGCTGTCCAATAATGTGGTAATGTAGGTAATATGTTTGGTTTTTCTACCATTACCAGAAACAAAAAATGAGATATTCTTAGGAATAGCAGGTCAGTATCTAGCTAACAGGTCAGTATCTATAGAACCTTGTATAGTGGTCTCAAAccccgccgccaccaccaccccccaggaATACCAGaaagcagctagatggttcagtggatagtgcactggatctgaagtcagaaagacctgaattcaaatcctccagccttagacacttactagctatgcaaccgtgggcaagtcacttcacctctgtctgccttactCTACTGGAGAAGAACGTAGCAAACCACTCCGTATCCTTGCAAAGAAAACTATACAGGGTCAGGACTGAACGACATCAATACCAGAAGCAGCGtcacatttttcttctcctttctctccttagaCTAATGTTATCCCTTGGAATTTTCTGCCAGATCgttgtttgttctttttaaagAACCAAAAACACTTCATGTTTTGCTACACCTTATGAACACagtccatccccctccccccaattctttCTGCTTTCAACAATCCAGAAAAGACAGGGCTAGGAGTCAGCGTCAACTTGCTCTGTCTTTGAAACAGAAATTCAGTTGTACAGGGACCAAAGCAAGGCTGCCGGCTCCTTAAGGCTTTAACATTGCTCAGACCCTGAATTTAAAAGACGATGTCTATGCAAGTATTTTTCCAGTGAAGAAAAAAttactgtcttcctttctttgaaagCTGGTAAACTTAGATGTGCTTGGGAAGTCGACTTCCCAAGAGAGATAGTAAGATGCAGCAGCAGGCTTACCCCTTCTCTAGTCATAATCAATTGGGAACATTCCTAAAGGCAACAGGTAACTCCTCAGAAGTGGTCTCCAGGAGGCTGAGGTTAGCTGAGTTAGCCCAGGGCTCTAGGGACTTGGGAAACTGGTTTACCAAGGGAAACTGGTACACACCGCAAAGCAGAAGGGGGAGTCTAACCCAGCCACCCGCGCGGAAGGAGGTGGTAAACCTGAAAACCCGAAGGTCTGGGAGGAAAGAAACCACATATcgctctggagaaaagtgaaatgGAGAATAGTTGGAGAAGTAATTAACGGAGGAAAGAAAATTGGGCGGGGGAAGGGTGACCTTGTAAACAAGAAAAGTaggggaggaaggatggagggacagaaaagcactgaacttggagtctgaCTTCCAGGATTCCAAACCAGGTCGTGCTCCCTTACTAGATGCGAGCTTAAGCAAGCTTTGTtccctccctggcctcagtttacccctctTACAAGAAGAAGGGGATGGAGACCAGAGGTCCCTGAGCTTTCTGAAAGCTCGGAATCCCTGGAGGCTCGAAGTGTGTTGGAGAGCGGGAAAAGGGCCAAAGGCAGGGCATGCAAGGGATAGGGGCATAGGGCATGCAAGGGATAGGGGCATAGGACAGCACTCACTATGCGGGTCGCTCTTCTCGCGGATGCCGTCCACATGACCATCGGGATGGATGCGCAAGAAGAAGCCCCCGTTCTTGCAGTACAGCCGCTTGGGGTCCTTGAAGTGGCCCGGGGGAAAGGCGCCCCCGCTGCCTCCATCCCCGGACAGGGCCGGCAACGTGGTGATGCTGCCCGCGGCCATGCCGCTGCTGCGGGACGGGCCTGGCGCCGCGGCCCGGGCCCCCCGAGCTGCCAGCCGCAGAGGGGCGCGGCCCCTCCCGCGGCCCCCCAGCCTCGCGGCCAGCTGGTTCCGGCCCTGCCCGCGGCCCCCCAGCCTCCCGCCCCAGGCCGGCTCCGACTCTGCTCGGGCTCCGAGGGGGGCTCCCCGCTCTGGCTCCCCGCCCCCTGCACCCAGGCCCTGAGGCCTCGGGCtcggtgcacacacacacacacacacacacacacacgaacttACTCACTTAgacccacacatgcacacacacgcacacacacacacaatctcacaCTAACATACTGGCACAAAGTATCCCCCACATCAACACACTAGCAAGACTCCCACTGATCTATACAAACTCAGACCGACGATAACACGCACGAACCTCTTAAGCGACACACTCACATCACCACACACCAACACTAACACCTTCAGAATAGCACACCAACATACTTTAGCATACACACACAGGTTAACACAGTTACACTAACACACACCCACATTCCCCCTAACACACTCAACACACCAGAaggtacacacacgcacactctcACCCTAACAGAGAAACCAACACTAATATACACGAGCACACACCCTAACAGCGACACTCCCCCTAACACTCAGGTTAGCCCACTCACAGCGCCATAGTCACGCCCTCCAGCCAAGATCATACTCGctaagatacacacacagacacacgcagtCAATTCCCGAAGCCCGCTGTTGCGTCGTCTTTGCTCTCCCCTTCCCTGTTTCCCGGCTGGGCTGGCAATCTCAGCACACAATGGGGCTGGGGGTGACCTCGGGGTCCGATGCTCTCTGGCCCAAGTGTGCGCCCGGGAGCGGCTCACTCAGGCTCCAGCCCCGCGCACTCACCGCTAGCAGCAAAGAGAAGCAACTTCGCCCAACCAGCCAAAGGGGGAGGGAGTCCCAGGGCTGTGTTCATGCCCCGAGCCTGTGGTGCGGCGtcacttctcctccctccccgccccctggACCCATCAGTCCGCCCCCCGCCCTGGCCCCCCTTGCCCGCTGCCCCGTGGCCAGTCCCCGTTATCCCGTGCTGCCCCCGGAACGTCTGCCTGCCGAGTCCCGGGAACGAAGACACTGCAGGAAACTAACAACCGTAAGACTTGGGCAGATGCGAACAAGGCGACCTCTTTCCCCtggcccccttttccctttcctccctcttggaGCACACTGTTTCTCAACTGGTTGAAACTTTCCTTGGGCCGTGACTCAGCCTTCAAAGTCTGAACGCAGCTCTCGCTCCAAGACTGCCTTTTCTGCCCTCTATTTCAATCCAGAGAAGCTACTGTCACGCCGGGCCCAGGTTGGATTCCTGTCCGAATTAGTGCCTTAGATAACAGGGTTGAAATCAATAACCTAGCCTAATCTCCTTCCTCATTTACAATTTAGAGGTGAAATTATGTTATCAGTGGCCACACAAGCGTGTTAGTAATTATCCAAGGTCACTAAGGGATCCATGCCGGGAACTTCTGCTGGTCTTTTTCCTCTGTCCTTTGCCTCtgggactgtttcctcatctataaaatcaagcgCCCTGAACGTGTGTGTATCGTGAACTCTTTTCTCAATCTGATGAAATCTACTGacttttctcaaaataatgttttgaaaCACAAAACCTAAAATACATAGggtgcaaaggaaaccaattatactaaaacaaagatgtaattttttccccatccaaattcacaaatCTCTTTGGAGATCCATAGGCCCTATGTTAAGAATCCTTGGGTTAGAAGTACCTTCTGGATCTAAATCATATGAGTTCGAGATTGGAATGTTTCTCCTTGGAAGTCAGTCCTAAAATCCCTCATTTCAAAACAATCCTCTTATCCTGAGATATATTGGTGAACAAAATGGTTTGGGTTATGGAACTATAGGATTTATAGATGGAAAGCGCCTTAAAGAATCATCTGGTAAGGTAGATACTGTTAcaatccctattttgcagatgaggaaactgaggcataaagagatgaattgatttgcccaatgccacacaggtaataagatAAAGTAAGTGAAGACCCTAGACCACAGTGACCCAAAGAGAAAAACTGACATTAAATATCAGCTGAAGTTTTGCTATTTTTagcatggagagaaagaaaaatgtaatggGGTGGCAGTTAGGAGCAAACACATTTTAAGTGTAGTCTAAGTGGACTGATCACCCCTCTTGCTGCTATGggctatttttctttattcagtCTTACATCCTGGATTCTAAGGCAATCAAGGAGTATGCTCTGATATTTCCTTATTAATTACTAAAATTGGAACATATCTCACATTAATTAATAagttagctctgagcccccaccccattttggtaaatattttttattaattaaactGGAAAAAATCTTTTTCCATAATTTTTCTAACATTTGTCTTCCCATATCAAATCCCCTATTTTACTAGCCTTAAATAAACCACAAAATAATGGTTAGATATGTTTAAGAGTataaccaacaacaacaaaaagggatAAACAATTATTTACAATAACATGCTATGAGAAATATCACAACTAAAGTCACCTCTAACCATCACAACAATCATTGACTTTATGCTTTAAGCGGGAAAGTCACTGCTGGGTTCAGGCTtgtttgacctgggaactttctCAGGCCTCAGCCAAGTTACTGAGTTTCTATGTGTAGTTCCTATTTTACCCAAAGCAACACTTGCCTCAGGAATCATGCATGCTGTCAAGGAAACAAATTGGGCTTCAAGAGgcaataagtcaacaagcatttattaggtgtctactgtgtgccgggcactgtgctaatgtcgggattcaaagaaaggcatcACCTTGAGTTGCtgttcagtcaacaaacatttgttaagtatctactgtgttctaggcactgttgCTGtgttagggatacagagaaaaatacCATTCTTGAGCTACTGTTTCAGTGCAGCAGGTGTCCTTTCCAGCCTGTGTTTATGTCAATGGACTAGAGCTACTGGAAACCAGAAAGCAAAGCTAGATGGGAAGAACAAGATATTCCAGACTTTTTTGCTAattgtttcccatgcctggaatgctctcccctcccatctctgccttccttcagattccagctaaaatcctaccctGGCTTTTAACATCCctcataattctagtgccttccctctgatccttatttccaatttatctataatttgtttgtatagttgtttgcatgttctctctcccattcAATTataagctcctccagggcagggactgtcttttgcctttcttggtatcccagcacttaggacagtgcctgtcacatagtaggcttttcataaatgctaattgactgacatCTCATAAATGACAATTGCCTGAGCATCTTTTAACAGTTCTTTTGTATAAAGGTGATGTTTGTCTCAGTGTTTGATTGTCTTCAAATGTCAGATTTAAACACTTAGATTTCTTCTGAATGTATGTCTTTGCCATATTTCACTTTCTAATTTATTCTTCAGCtgagatatattttatttaagcTATCTTATCTGATTATCACGTCATTCCAGTAATCTCTgaataccaaagttcttcagaaaaacCTTCTTCTTGCTTCAGTTCTTGATATCACACACAACCTTCATTCTATCATTTATTTCCGGATCTTAGTTTATGGGGCATCAGCTTCCTCTGAACCAAAGGATAAAACTCcccttgaatgaataaataaccaatactgataatagcatttatagtgtgctttaaggtttgcacagtgctttacatgtatcttcttctttatttgattttccccaattacatattaaacaattttaatattcattttttaaaaagttttgaagtccaaattctatcccttcttccctcctttcctccctccctgaaacagtaagcaatctgatatgggttatacatatacaatcatataaaacctttccatattagtcattttgtgcaagaaaactcaaacaagaaagaaagaaaaaagaaaggaaggaagggagacagagagaaggagggagggagaggaaggaaagacagaagaaaaagaaagaagggaaggaaggaaggaaggaaggatgaaagaaagggaaaaatagtatgctttggtatatattcagacatcagttctttctctggaggtagatagcatttttcttcatgagtcctttggaatggtcttggatcattgttctgctaagaatatctaagtcattcacagttcttcattgtacgatattgctgttattgtgtacagtgttctcttggttctgctaacttcactttgtatcagtttgggtaagtccaggtttttatgaaatcacCCCGCTTGTCATTTCTgtagcacagtgatattccattttaatcatataccacaactagttcagcccaattgatgaacatctctTCACATTTCCAAGTCTTAGCCACCACTAAAAGggccactgtaaatatttttgtacatacaagttcttttccttttttaaaatctctttgagatatagacctaggagtgctactgctggatcaaagggttttgACAGTTGTATAgaactttgggcatagttccaaattgctctcccaaatggttggatcagttcacaactccaccaatagtgtatcagtatcccagttttcccacatcccctccaacatccaacattttccttttttgttatattagccagtATGTATCATTGATTTTTAATCCTTACAAaaacctgtgaagtaggtgatatGATTAGCCTCCCTTTACAGCCAAGGgaactgagatagacagagattaagtgacttgcccagagctgaCTCCAAGGCCACCATGCTAtgcagtgtgccacctagctatcttaGCGGTGGGCATTTGTCCATATTGATGACAACAAacagttgtttttctctatagcTCGATGATGCTATCTTTTTTACTTCATTCGAGATTTTATTTGGGGCTCATATTGGTATTATCAACTTAAAGttatttttttgaattccatactttattatttaatatttttttagttttcagcattgatttccacaagattttgagttacaaattttcttcctatttctaccctcccccctacactccaagatggcatatatcctgatttccctgttccccagtcagcccttccttctgtaactaactccccctcctcccccatccctttgctccttactttcttgtagggcaagacagatttctatgcccctttgcttgtatatcttatttcccagttgcatgcaaaaaacaactgtttttgagcatctgcttttaaaagtttgagttccaaattctctcccctcttccctctccacccactctccctaagaaggcaagcaattcagcataggctacacatgtatcattatgcaaaacactgttgtgaaagactaactatatttccttccctcctatcctgtccccctttatttaattttctcccgtgatcctgtcccttttcagaagtgtttgcttttgattacttctttccccatctgccctgccttctattgtcccccctttttatccccttccccctactttcatgtggggtaagatacccaattgagtgtgtatgttattccctcctcaagtcaaatccaatgagatcaagattcactcattccccttcacctgccccctcttcccttccaatgcactgctttttcttgccacttttatgtgagataatttgccccattatatctctccctttctccctctctcaatctattcctctctcatcccttaattttattttatttcttttagatatcattccttcatattcaactaaccctgggccctctgtctatatatatgtatattcccttcaactactctaatactgagaaaggtctcatgaattacacacatcatctttccaggtggaatgaaagcaaaacagttccactttagtaagtcccttatggtttctctttgttgtttaccttttcatacttctctcgattcttgtgtttgaaagtcaaattatctattcagctctggtcttttcactgagaaagcttgaaagtccatattttgccctggagtattatactcagttttgctgggtaggtgattcttggttttaatcctaactcctttgacctccagaatatcatattccaagcccttcaatcacttaatatggaag
Proteins encoded in this window:
- the FGF2 gene encoding fibroblast growth factor 2 is translated as MILAGGRDYGAVRGGEPERGAPLGARAESEPAWGGRLGGRGQGRNQLAARLGGRGRGRAPLRLAARGARAAAPGPSRSSGMAAGSITTLPALSGDGGSGGAFPPGHFKDPKRLYCKNGGFFLRIHPDGHVDGIREKSDPHIKLQLQAEERGVVSIKGVCANRYLAMKEDGRLLALKCVTEECFFFERLESNNYNTYRSRKYSNWYVALKRTGQYKLGSKTGPGQKAILFLPMSAKS